The genomic DNA ATGTCTATTGTGAAAGAAGATAAGTCGAGCATCAAATAAGGTCTATAGAATGAGGTTGAGAGGAAATTCATGTAAAGTAACCCCCATGATGCCATTATTGGAAGCCTGATGAATGTACAAGTATGCAATTGCCTTTTGTAACTTTTGCATTTGAGGTTTTTATCCTTACCTCTTAAATCAAACTTTTCATTATTGGAATATGGTTTAAGAAGTAATGAGACTtgcaaaaaatcaaattttggtgGTTGTAAAGATGAttcaagatatttttttatgatatattattattctcgCTAAATGAGTTATATTTTGGAAAAACATTAAGTAGTCGTTGATAACAACCTCAACCATAAATATTGTGTAACTTACTATGGGACAACTTCTCAAGTTGTGTGGTTAAAGAGTTATACATTTTTAGACTACTTGGTGTCAACTTTATCAATTGTGATAACAATGCAATTGTGTTTTCACTAAGAACAATAAGACTATTAGTAGAttgatatatacaaaaataaaatatcttatagTCAAGAACCTCATAAATAAATGATACATTAGGtaaagtatataaatacaaagataATATAGGTTAAGCCCCAGCCAAAGGAATAAGACTTGTAACCCATAAAATAATGTTGAGAACATGAGGGTGTTTAGggtcttttgatattttaagtTAATGGAAGCTTtacattattgatatatttatttgtatatcaatatatgcatatatatacgGTGATGGTACAATATGTGTTTCAAGATAAGATTTCCCTTGAGTATGTCATTGTGTGTATGTTTTGTGAGTCtcaaataagattgaaaagtaAAGATATTTCTCttgttacttttaaaatataaagatcaacaagaaatcataaagaggatTGATAAAAACATAACACCATTTGAGATCACATGGTTAGCTATTATTTCTATATACTCTCATATTTTATTcgtattgatttgattattagtaattgtaattATAGACAATCTTATGTCAATAAAGaacataaataatgttttggtTTGTTATTGGTGAGCGTATTAACTAGATTAATTATTatagtgtaatttatctttgaattattttattttcttaataatgaCCATTTTAAGGTTAAAATGTTGATTacccaaaattcaaaaattgttttttttctaaaatcaaataaaataaaaataatcaatattgttaaaatggaagaatattagaaattttctgatgtgggttaatattaattatgattttggtttaaCAAAATCAGATAATTGAACAGTCCAATGACAGTTTATAGATGAgtttaagtaattaataaaaaaaacttaatacacttaaaagttataatcTAAATGGACAGGATTAGAtaggttttaaggtttattagaCCTTACCCCATTAGCTAGATCTTCATTTCAAAACCACATATAGTGTAGCTTACCCCATTAACAACTGTCATTCAGGAAAATTTTTTGAGCGGAAGACCAGTTATGTCGAAAGGTAATCTCAACAACTTTATTGGATTCAAATTGCAAGGGGTTCCAAGTATTTCTACAACCTTAAAgagtttaattcagtattttctaATTTATGCGTAGATTTTGGAGTTAAAATTacatgattttatgtttgttaatGTACATTAAATCTTACATCTTGTTCCCTATCATGAATGTACTTGTAGAATTTTAGGTTTTATCCTCCAAGAAaagaaatacaataaataacTGCATATTCCTTTGAATTGTCAAAGCCtgttgaaataaatatatagctACATATCCTGTTGTCTCTGCCTTTCTTCTTTAGAAGAACTGGCAGGTTTTGTTTTTGCCTATGAGCATTTGGCTTCTGGATTGCCTTGGTTCTATGTGTTACAAGCCTGGAAATTTCCCATGAAGCATTTGTCCTAGCCTGAGAAGTGTAGCAAGTCCTCCCTTTCTGCCCAAATGCTAAAATCTGTTTGTTGTGATGTTGCTTCTGTGGACATTTTGTTAGAATGTTCATCTCGTCTACATCCTGTCATCTATGCACCTTGAAGACATTTGATTAGTTTTTAGTTATAGGTGGTTGAGCTGCTCTTCTCCTACTCCGCTAGTTGAGCAACCCAAGATTGGAGACAAATGTATTACGGTGTTTTGGTTGGATTGAAATTTTGTATAGCTTAGGCATGAAAACCAGGTCCCTGTTGTTTCTCTTTCTAAGatattttttgtgttgttttcGGTCTCCTCTTGAACTCTTATCTCTGTAGATACTCCAATTGTCCTTCAAGAGGAGACTTAATATTTGTTTGTTGGCTAGGTTTACAAgctttggtttttgttttttggcttATTAGGATGGGTGAGCTTTGGTTGTTTTCTAGCTCCTTTAGTGGCTTAGTtgttttttctatatatatatttaattacctctatatatataactacATAGAACTAATGCATTTCTGAATTTGTAAATAACAGTAGATAAATGCTTTATCCATGAAAGTATAGAGAAACACAAATTGTGATTTTCTTTTCATAACCTATCTTCAACAGTTACAAAGGAATTTATACACAATCTATTGTCCAGAGTGGCAATCCTTGTGAAGTTCAATCACATCCGTTAAAGGTTTTTTCCAGActgaaacataaaaaaaagacaaatatattTGTGCCCATTGGATTAGTATCCCCAAGTCTCAGCTGACATTTTCCACTAGGAAGGATATCATTGGTGTGAACCTTAAGatttattaaatctttaatagtgatccaataaattattatatttttgttatatctcTCCAAAGATATCATTGGTGTAAACCTTAAgattaattaaatcttttatagtgatccaataaattattatatttttgttatatctcTTCAAAATCATAATACAAGACTGTTTTAtctattgaatattattattcagACAGGTTTTCCAAGAGAAAGACTCATCACATCAATGTAGATAATTTTGAAAGCCTACAGATTCAGAAAGTATATATATCTGATATTCTTATAACCCTAAAGaatttcaattgaatattttataacttgtgCATAAATCCTaccaattttgatttgaatgaatttatttgttcataTAGCTTTAATTAATTCttacattataaataattactttttaattgaaaccaatgttttaaattaacaatactcctctttattttattggatGGTCTTCCAAATCAACCAAGTGAGATGGTGAGActcttatttaagtttttctctTATAGTaacacaaaagaaacaaaaatcaattatgttttttaagaaCTCTGATGTCCTTCCACTGGGATTCCATATAATAAGAATCACCCTCTTGAGCATAAACACCAAATTTGAAGTAATGAGATGTTCCGCCTCGATTAGGACCTTGATGCTTGAGAATTCCATCAATATAAACCTTAACAGATTTGCCCACATCATGAATTACATTTAGCCTGAACCATTTGTTGTAGATGTTTGGGACCAGGACTGGGCTCGTGTAGTATGTGAGTGAACCGTTATAAACCCTAACCATTAGAGTTGTGGCATGCTGACTGGCTCCAAAAATTTGCATGATCGAAACACCTGATGTTCCAGTTGGGATGTAGCCATAACCTTCAAATTGCCATAACCCAGATGAGTAATCATGTCCCTGTAAATTAAAGAGATTCCATTCAAGAATTAGAGACACTATCAACAAAAGCTTAAATAACACTTATTTCAACACTGGAAAAGTCTTATGCACTTATGCCAAACCCAATATCGCGACTTAGGGCCGTGTATGTAAACAATACTTTGACACCATAATGGTTTCCTGTATAGTTAATCTTGCTCACCTATTCTTATAAACTGATTTGACAAcacataattaaatgttataattatatatttttctttcacttaaaaaatatttaatcaaatgttGTCACggcaatttatattaataaattaatataatttatttatatatataatatttctcacctatttacaaattttgttGATACCATAAATTCTTAGAATAGTTTTGACGCTAATAAACACAACAAAACAAGAATTCagtaaaacaaaattcatatgaaaagtagtaaaattttgtttcatcCACCTAATAAGAGTTCAACTAAAAAGAATGACAATTTTGTCAATATTCAAATCTAAATCAAGTAAGAATAAATTTAATCCCAATAAGACAAGATATACGAAATCTAATTCTTAGATAGGGTAAAACACAATAAGTTGAAATCATATTACTGGCCAGTCCTGACAAGCAAACATCATTAACATAAGATACAACAAGTTAAATTAACAGGAATCAGATTATCAAGAAGTTAAATTAACTATAAACTATTATATGCTAAATTTTCTCGCTTACCAATATACGGATCTCAGTTCGTGGCTTGGTTTTGCTAGTAGGAGTGTGAGGCTTGTCTGTGGAGTATACCCACAGCTTGTGAATCCCATTTTGGAAGCTGTATCGCTCATCTGTTGGCACATCATAGGGCGTCTGCACAGAAAAATCTGATGGTTTTAAATTGAGGGACACAAAACCCT from Mangifera indica cultivar Alphonso chromosome 16, CATAS_Mindica_2.1, whole genome shotgun sequence includes the following:
- the LOC123199528 gene encoding citrate-binding protein-like, which translates into the protein MASISLKERACLILTLQLINMADQASFASGAIDPTEGFVSLNLKPSDFSVQTPYDVPTDERYSFQNGIHKLWVYSTDKPHTPTSKTKPRTEIRILGHDYSSGLWQFEGYGYIPTGTSGVSIMQIFGASQHATTLMVRVYNGSLTYYTSPVLVPNIYNKWFRLNVIHDVGKSVKVYIDGILKHQGPNRGGTSHYFKFGVYAQEGDSYYMESQWKDIRVLKKHN